The sequence GATGGGTGCTGGAGCTGGAGACACTGTACAGACAAATCCACACGATGAGGATACCGGCCGGGGCGATGCTCAACGAATGCTGACGAACGAAACTGTGTGTGCGACTATGTGTGTCGGCCATTCCGAATCCCCTATCCCTGTGCTTCACGATGCCGGGGACGCGGCGTGGGCACTCTCGAGCGTAAGCCCCAGCTGGGTCAGCGTCCGTTGCGTATCGAGCACGGTCGTCTCGACGTGATCGGCCCCGGCCGCGAGCAGGTGCCGGCGATCGGCATCCTTTTCGTCGTGGAGACCCCAGCGACCGACCACGATCTTGAGCTCTGGACATTGCGAACGTAGGCGCTTACAGAGATGCCGCGCCTGGCTCAAGCCGCCCGGAGCCACGGCCCCGATGCAGAGGAGCGCGGGGTGGTGCAGGGCGACCCAGGCGACCACTTCGGCCGTGAGCATCGAGGCGCCGATCATCTCGATCCGGTACCGCGCGGGGTCCAGCAGATGTCGCACCATCTCGAGCGCCAGGGCATCCGCCTCATCGCGAGCGGGACACCCGACGATCCTGACCCGGGTGTCGGCGCCGGAGTCACTCACGGACAGGTCCCCGGGGTCCCTCTCTGAGGGGGCGGGAGCGTCGTGGGCGAGCACGTCGAGGATCTCCCGGGTGGCCTGTCCCACGAACTGCGCGTCACCCTCCGTCAACAGACCGCGATCACGGTCCTGCTTGGCATAGTAGAGCGCGGGCAGGAGCACCGCGTCGTAGACCGACTCCCGTCCGTCCGCGCTCACGTAGGCCTCGACGATGTCGGCCGCCTCGTCCTGGTCGCGCGCGAGCAGTCGCTGGTAATAGCGCGCCTTGGCCTCGATGACCGGCCGGTCTCCCATGAGCACGACGAGGAACCCCAGGGCGGGCAGGTGCCTGCCGAGCACGAGGAGGCAGACCGTCAGGGGCGTCGCCAGCAGCAGGCCCACCGGTCCCCAGAGCCAGGTCCAGAAGGTCACCGCTACCAGGAGCGCGACCCGCGATACCCCGGCGCTTTGACCGTACAACCACGGCTCGATCACCATGTTCGTGACGAGCTGTATCGTGAGGAACAGACCGACGACCAGCGCCGGTTGGAGCCACCCTGGGAAGACCGCCAGGCTGAGGGCGAGCGGCAGGAGCGCCGCGCTGTATGTCCCCACGTACGGGATGAACCGAAGGGCCGCCGCCAAGGTCCCCCAGGTGACGGCATAGGGAACCCCGATCAGGAATAGGCCGAGTCCCACGGCCACGCCGAAACTACCGTTGACGATGGATTGCATGAGCAGGTACTGGCTGATGCGCGCCCCGGCTTCGTCCAGGGCTCTGGTCGTTGCCGTCACCCGCCGATAGCCGATCAGCAAAATCACCCGATCCCGGAGCTCCCGGCGCTCGAGCAGCATGAAGACCATGAGCACGGCCACGACCACCGCGCTCGTCAACGCTTGGAGGAGGCTTGGCAGGTGGGCGAGAATGGACGGGGACTCCAGGGCGACGGCGATCGGCTTTTGACTCGTCACGCCCGGCTTGTCCGTCTTCTGGATCTCGCTGACGACGTCCTCCACAGTCTTCTGAACCTTCTCCATGGAGCCGCCCTTGCTGGCCCCGCGAAGGTCCGCGATTCTGTGGCGGATGTTCAGGCTGTACCGCGGCAGCTCGTCCGCGAGCGTCACCATCTGGCGAGTGAGCGTCCAGCCAATCCCGCCCAGGATCGAGAGGACGAGGAGGACAGTTACGAGGACCGCCGGGACCCGACCCAGCCCTCGCCGCTGGAGGGTGTCCACGACGGGACTCAGGAGGAACGTCAGCAGGACGGCCAGCGCCAGCGGGATCAGCACGCCCTGCAGCCAATACAAGGCCGCTACGACGAGCGCAATGATTCCCCAACCCTTATTCATGTCCGTTTCCCCAAGAGCAGATGTGAAGGGCCACACGGAGAGCAAGCCGAATCGCTGCCGGGGGGCATCCTATTGCTTCAGCGCGACGACCCGCCCCTCGGAGTTTACAAACACCCGGTAGCGGTTCCCGTCCTGGCATGACGCAATGTAGTCGTTCTCACCTTGCCGCACGACACTGACGACCTGACCACATGGCAATGCCTGGAGCGCGATCACGGCCGTCAGATCCTTGAGGACCGATGCGTCATCCGCGGCGAACGACGGCCCGGCGGAGAGCATCGTCATCACAACGCTGAGGGCCCAGCCCTTTACACGTTTTCTCACAGCGCTTCTCCTCCCGTCAGGTTAGAGCGTTGCAAACTTGGCCGGATCCGCAAGGACGCCCCAGATCGCTTCGCGCGACGCCGCGATGGCTTGAGCCAGCACTGGGTCACTGTCCTGCAGGAGAGACAACACCTTGAGGAGAAGAAGATTGTACCGTTCCCGAAGCTCGGTCAGGACCCCTCCGGTCCGCCCCTGGTGGAACGCCCGAAATTGAGTCAGCAGGTCATCGACTTGATTTTTGAGCGAGATCTTGGAGAACAGGCCGATGGCCTTGGTGTCTCGGAGTCGCTGCTCCAGGGATGCCAGGTCCAGGGGTGGCGACGTCTCCTGCTTCCCCGGGCCTGGAGCGGCGCTCTCCTTCTTCCGAGGCTGCTCCGTGGTTGCGGGGGAAGCGGGAACCTTTAAGGGGGTCTTAGCGACTGAAGGGGTCTTAGCGTCCGGCGAGTCGGTCGTGGCGACGCTCTCGTCTGTGGGACGCGTTGTGGATGGCGTGGCCGGCTGGACCACCGGCTCGACCCCAACGGCCTCGCCTTGCGTCACGCCGGTCACTGCCGGCTCGCGCGGCGGCACGCTCTCTACCCTGACGCAACCCGCCGCCAGGAGGAAGAAGAGGAGTCCGACGATACGCAATCCGGGCATCAACTATTCCTCAGTACGACTCTCGACCGATCCGACGCTCGGTCGGACACGAGTTCACCATGCAACTCAGCTGCGATCCAGTTACTCATTGCGGGGGCTCCTCACCATTGTATGGCAACCGCGTGTACTTACGGCGGCATCATGGCCTGACGGCGACGACCTCCACCCGCCGGTTGAGCGCGAGGCAGCCGTCGTTGGCCTCGCGGCACACCGGGGCCCGAGCGCCGAAGTCGCCGGCCGAAATCCGGCTGGGCGAAGAGTGCGAGCGAGCGAGGGGCTCGCGTACGGACTGAGCTGCTCGCCCTGCGACCGACTCGTCCGATCCCCTGACGTCGCTCCGCTTCGGGGATCGATCACAGAAGAGGAAGCGACAGAAACTCCTCATCCGAACCGATCACTTAATTGCCTTCACTCTAGCGGGCTGAATCCCGCTCCCCAAGTGGACCTTGGTCCAATAGGCGGGGGCCCTGCTGCACAGTGCCCACAGCCTACTGGGTTAACCTGTAAGCCACGGTCAGGCCGCGCACCGGGGGAACGATTTCCAGCGAAGAACCGGACCGGCCACGGGCCCGGCTCCGCGCCCGGAGGTCCATGACGGGCCGGATCCGGGAGCATCTCAGGGGTCATGGGGCGTCAGTTATCTGACTTCTTGGCGCGCCGCCGCCGGTTGCACCTCTTCCCAGGTCACTCGCCGGACGTCAACGCCTCATGGAGGGAGAAATGATGATCGCGGAAGAGAATGCCCAGCATCACCAGCGCAGCGACGAGGTTCCCACCGAGGATCGCCCATGGGCGGAGCGTGTTGAACAGCCACGAACCCAGGACCATCATCGCCAGGAACACGGCCACTTCGAAGCAGCAGAAGAGCATGAACACGCCGATCAGCACGTGCCGGTCACGCTCGGCGAGAGCGAACAGGCCCGCGGCCGCCACCCCGAAGACGAGAAAGATCAGCCCGTGGACTGCCGTGTACTTCAGGACGATGGCCGGCGCGATCGTCAGCGTGGCGGTATCTCGCAGACCCTCGAAGAGCACCGCGCCGAGTAAAGCCGGGGTTCGGAACGGCGTGCCGGCGGCTAGGTCATACAGGAAGAACCAGAGGGCGACCGCAGCAGCGCCCGCGAGCCCGACCAGAATTCCCTCGTACAGTATCCTCTCTCGACCCATGATCATCTCCTCGCCGTAACGCGGCGTCCTCGTTGTGGTGATCGACGTCCCCGCGGACCCCCGCGAAGCGGCCAGCTGCCCTTCTCGTGAGTCCAGAGCCCCCTCGAGAGGCGCCGTGCGGTAGGCGCGCGCCGGCTTGCTGGAGGCTCACTCAGGAACGCGCAGGCGCCGTCACAGCCTCACTTTAGTCGGCCCGATTCCGTCTGCCTATTGGACCTTGGTCCATCCCGATCGCCCTCGGAAGCTCATCGACTGCCGGGAAGCGCCGGAGGCTGTGAGACGGCCCCCAGGGCCGCCGTGTCGGAGAAGATGCTTTATGTTACTTACGCGTCGACGAGATCAACGTCGAAACGTTCAAGGGCATGGTCCAGTTGAGCGGCCTCGTCAGATCTCAGGCGGACATCGACAAGGCGGTCCAAGTCGCCGGCGCGATCGCGGGCGTGAAGTCCGTCAAGAATGACATGCGGATCAAGTGAGGGCAGGTCGAGCCGTCACTCGCTGAAGCTCTGAAGAGCCTAAACTTCGGGAACGGCAGTCCTCCCCCCATAGGGGAACAGTGTCCACGAAACCCGTCAACTCCACATAAAGCCCGTTCTCGGACACGGCGGCCCTGGGGGCCGCCCCTGGGGGGTAGCGCAGGCGATACGGCAGCGTCAAAACACACTGGCGCACCGGTACCTGTGGCAGCATCTCGTCGACCAGAGAGGCGGCGCGCTCGGCCTTCCGTCGCCCCCCACAGCTCGGACAGATGCCGCGTCGCTTGCAGGAGAAGGGCACGAGGCGCTCGAAGGTCCAGTCGGCGCACCGAAGCCGCGCGAAGCCATGGGCCAGGACTCCGCACGTGAGGAACTCGCGGAACTCCTGCTCGACGAAGCGGGGCAGGCCGTGTCCGTCGCCCCGGTCGGAGGCTTCCCGCAGGAAGGGCTCCAGATGTTTGCGGATGAGCGCCATCGCGCCCTGCGGCCCGTTCATGGGCGGTGGGAACTCTCTCTCCCC comes from Candidatus Methylomirabilota bacterium and encodes:
- a CDS encoding AI-2E family transporter — translated: MNKGWGIIALVVAALYWLQGVLIPLALAVLLTFLLSPVVDTLQRRGLGRVPAVLVTVLLVLSILGGIGWTLTRQMVTLADELPRYSLNIRHRIADLRGASKGGSMEKVQKTVEDVVSEIQKTDKPGVTSQKPIAVALESPSILAHLPSLLQALTSAVVVAVLMVFMLLERRELRDRVILLIGYRRVTATTRALDEAGARISQYLLMQSIVNGSFGVAVGLGLFLIGVPYAVTWGTLAAALRFIPYVGTYSAALLPLALSLAVFPGWLQPALVVGLFLTIQLVTNMVIEPWLYGQSAGVSRVALLVAVTFWTWLWGPVGLLLATPLTVCLLVLGRHLPALGFLVVLMGDRPVIEAKARYYQRLLARDQDEAADIVEAYVSADGRESVYDAVLLPALYYAKQDRDRGLLTEGDAQFVGQATREILDVLAHDAPAPSERDPGDLSVSDSGADTRVRIVGCPARDEADALALEMVRHLLDPARYRIEMIGASMLTAEVVAWVALHHPALLCIGAVAPGGLSQARHLCKRLRSQCPELKIVVGRWGLHDEKDADRRHLLAAGADHVETTVLDTQRTLTQLGLTLESAHAASPAS
- a CDS encoding transposase zinc-binding domain-containing protein — encoded protein: MALIRKHLEPFLREASDRGDGHGLPRFVEQEFREFLTCGVLAHGFARLRCADWTFERLVPFSCKRRGICPSCGGRRKAERAASLVDEMLPQVPVRQCVLTLPYRLRYPPGAAPRAAVSENGLYVELTGFVDTVPLWGEDCRSRSLGSSELQRVTARPALT